From the Aquirufa lenticrescens genome, the window TCTTTGGCATATTCGTAGTTATTCCAAAGGCGCATCGAGTGCGTTCCTAAAGCTAAAACTAAACCTAAGCCTAGTAATAATCCACGTTTCAGCCACTCTATCACTGTTTTGTGAATGATAGCTTGTGATAAAGTGTAGATTTTGTAGAATCCAATGATAAAGAATAAGTAATACGTAATTTGAACGTGGTTAGCATATAATTCCAAAGCCATTCCTAGGGTGAATAGGGCAGCGCCTAGCCATTTTCGATTACCCCAGCCTAATTTCACACCTGCTAAAACGATAGGAGCATAGGCTAAAGCAATTACTTTAGAGGTATGACCTGCTGGAATAATCACCATATTGTAGGTCGCAAAGGCGTAGAAAACGGCCCCGGCGAATCCTAAAATGGGAGAGGCTCCCATTGCCCAAAGCAAAATATACATTCCTAACATTTGTAGGAAAAGCAAATTTACAGGGCTGGGAAGGAGATTGGTAATGAAAGAACCGATTTTGGCAGAAATCGAATAAGGATACGATCCTGAAATCTGGTAGGTAGGCATCCCGCCAAACATCGAGTTCGACCACCACGCATCCTCACCGGATTTCTCCTTGTATTGTAAGCTCTCCTGTGCCGCCGCCTGGGCTTGCTGGATATCATGTTGAATCAATACTTTACCTTGTAGAACGGGTCCACAATAGATGAAAGCGATCAATAGGAAACCCAATAGGACAATCCCGTGGGGGGCAAAGGAGCGCAAATTAATTTTCATAGTTTATGAAATCGATACTAATTCAAGTTCAAATGTTAAATCACGACCAGCTAATGGGTGATTCGCATCCAACGTAACGTGTGAATCTGTTAAATCAGTGACCACCACTTCTACCACGTGACCCCCATCTTGGTGCATAGATAAAGAAGCACCTAATTCTAATTCGATGTGAGGAGGAATTTGAGCGCGTTCTAAGGTCACTGTATTTTCTGGAGAATGCTCGCCATAAGCCTCAGCTGCCGGAATAACAACGGTTTTTTTCTCACCAATGGTCATACCAGTCACGCCATCATCAAAACCTTTGATGACCATACCTGAACCTAATTGAAACTCAAGAGGTGTTCTTCCTACAGAAGAGTCAAAAATAGAACCGTCGGTGTGTTTACCTGTGTAGTGTACGGCAACCTTGTCGCCGGTTTTTGCAATAGACATAATGAATCGTTAAAATTTAAAAATAAGCTACAAATAACACGATTTTTCGGACGCTTTCAAAGCAAATGTCTCCACCATTTACCATCTTTTCTCTCTACTCTTTTCTCTCTTATCTACAAAGCGAAGCTTGGTACTTCAGGGATAGGGTATCGCCTAATTCAATCGCCGTCTTAAAATCCAAGCAGGCATCTTCGATCAAACCTAAATGCATCAGATTAATACCCCGATTATAATAGGTTTCGGCATAATAAGGATAGCGAATGATTGATTTTGAAAAATCCCGAATGGCCCCTTTGTCATTGCCTAGTTTGGATTTGAAATAGCCCCGGTAGAAATAGTAATCTGCATTGGTGGAATCGAGACGTATGGCTTTGGTTAAGTCAGAAATGGCACCCGAGTATTCTTCCATCGATCCTCGTGAAAAGGCTCTGGCGAAGTAGATTTCAGGGTTTTTAGGGTCTTTTGTCAAAGCCACCGAAAAATTATATGTCGCTTCTTTGTATTTTTCTTGTTGTATTTGCGTGAGACCAGCTGCATATTGTAACATGCAGCTACTGAAGAAAAAGAGGGCAAAAAGAGAGGCAAATAAACGGATCATTTAAAAGTAACGATGGTGATTCCCGCACCGCCACGGTCTGCGTGTTCGTCAGTAATGTTTTTAATTTCTCTGTATCGCTTTAATTGTTCGCGAATTAAAGTTCGTAAAATTCCATCGCCTTTTCCGTGCAAAATTTGAACTTCAGGAACGCCTAACAGGAGGCAATCGTTGATGTATTGGTCTAAAATAACGTAAACTTCCTCGCCACGCTTTCCTCTAATATCCAGTTTGAGCTGAAATTGAGCCATGCGATCATTGATGTCGATGCCGCGAAGAGGGGCTGTACTTTTCTTGGGTTGTTTAGGAGCGACGATTTTTTGGAGGCGATTCAATTTGATGGTACTGCGAATGGCTCCTAAAGAAATGACCGCGTCTTTCCCCTTAAGTTCCATGATTTGTCCCAAAGTAGGTTCGTCGCCACTCCCTTTAATCACCACCCAATCACCCACCGCGATAGGGGAGTTAGCATAAACGATTCCGGGAGTTTCAGACACGACTTTTGCAGGCGCAGGAGCCACCGTTTTTAATTCCTTTTGGACAAAATTTGCTAGATCCGCGCGCAATTCCTTCGTCTTTTCTTTATCTGCCTCTTTCTCGCGAATTTGTCTAATCGTCTGCTCAATGCGTTGATTTGCCTCTTGGATGATTTTTTTCGCCTCAGCTTTCGCCGCATTCAACATCGCCTTTTGCTCTTCTTGCACGTGATTTTTCAGGCGCTCATAGTTTTCCTTGATGGATTGTGCCTGCTCATTAGCTAAGGCTAAACTAGCGTTTTTACTCTCCCAGATTTGCTTCTCCGTCTCCGTTTCCAGTAATAACTTGTCAAAATCCACCTGCTTCTTGCCCAATTTCTTGCGCGCATTTTCGATAATGGCCTTAGGCAATCCAATCTTCTGAGCGATTTCAAAGGCAAACGAACTACCCGGTTTTCCCATATCCAAGATGAATTGAGGTTCCAAATGCTCGGTGTCGTAGCGCATCGCGGCGTTGAAAAGTCCTTTTTGGCGATCTGCTAGGCTTTTTAAGTTGCCAAAGTGGGTGTTAATCGCTCCATAGCACCCTTTGTCTGCCAGTTTCTCTAAGATGGATTCTGCAATCGCTCCCCCTAAAGAGGGCTCCGTTCCCGTACCAAACTCATCGACTAAAATCAATGTTTTCTCGTTTACGTGCTGCAAGAAATGCCGCATATTACTTAAGTGGGATGAATAGGTACTTAATTCGTTTTCTAAATTTTGTTCATCCCCCATATCCAAAAATAGTTGAGAGAAAAAGCCCATCGTACTGCCTTCGGCTAATGGCACTAAACAGCCGGATTGGAATAAGAATTGCAATAAACCTACGGTACTTAAAGTCACGGATTTACCTCCCGCATTGGGTCCAGAAACAACCATAATGCGGCGATCGTCCTCTAATCGAATCGTTAGTGGTTTAATTTTTTTACCTATTTTTTCGAGTGATTTTTCTAATAAA encodes:
- a CDS encoding FKBP-type peptidyl-prolyl cis-trans isomerase, giving the protein MSIAKTGDKVAVHYTGKHTDGSIFDSSVGRTPLEFQLGSGMVIKGFDDGVTGMTIGEKKTVVIPAAEAYGEHSPENTVTLERAQIPPHIELELGASLSMHQDGGHVVEVVVTDLTDSHVTLDANHPLAGRDLTFELELVSIS
- a CDS encoding tetratricopeptide repeat protein produces the protein MIRLFASLFALFFFSSCMLQYAAGLTQIQQEKYKEATYNFSVALTKDPKNPEIYFARAFSRGSMEEYSGAISDLTKAIRLDSTNADYYFYRGYFKSKLGNDKGAIRDFSKSIIRYPYYAETYYNRGINLMHLGLIEDACLDFKTAIELGDTLSLKYQASLCR
- a CDS encoding endonuclease MutS2 — encoded protein: MNYPVNLAEKLGFNQVKEEIKQLCLSQMGLEYADKMRFSDRFPLVKQWVEQVDEMSRILGEHGGEFPQTDYYDLRSYLSPLQLEGHYLSADEWRDWQRALTVLYETIRFFAAIDSTEYPKIHKITQHFLAKGAESDGDFRQIIPIIQDLDRVFDVNGQIKETASPALGDLRRKRIAEEQGLRKKLDSYLSQAYKEGWVSKDFSLTLRNGRMVIPLAAEHKRKIKGFVQDESDTGKTVFLEPADALAMNNEIKSLESAERREIIQILSKLSDRIRPLTPFLAHAFSWLGLIDFIRAKALWGSSHKAIKPTFIQDKPIVNWTDARHPLLEKSLEKIGKKIKPLTIRLEDDRRIMVVSGPNAGGKSVTLSTVGLLQFLFQSGCLVPLAEGSTMGFFSQLFLDMGDEQNLENELSTYSSHLSNMRHFLQHVNEKTLILVDEFGTGTEPSLGGAIAESILEKLADKGCYGAINTHFGNLKSLADRQKGLFNAAMRYDTEHLEPQFILDMGKPGSSFAFEIAQKIGLPKAIIENARKKLGKKQVDFDKLLLETETEKQIWESKNASLALANEQAQSIKENYERLKNHVQEEQKAMLNAAKAEAKKIIQEANQRIEQTIRQIREKEADKEKTKELRADLANFVQKELKTVAPAPAKVVSETPGIVYANSPIAVGDWVVIKGSGDEPTLGQIMELKGKDAVISLGAIRSTIKLNRLQKIVAPKQPKKSTAPLRGIDINDRMAQFQLKLDIRGKRGEEVYVILDQYINDCLLLGVPEVQILHGKGDGILRTLIREQLKRYREIKNITDEHADRGGAGITIVTFK